A section of the Babylonia areolata isolate BAREFJ2019XMU chromosome 1, ASM4173473v1, whole genome shotgun sequence genome encodes:
- the LOC143290577 gene encoding uncharacterized protein LOC143290577, which produces MDGQHTSSQNYRYALISPRLIQFHDSRLPPSAPPHQQRQCRRSFLNSAIDTLPENTTRSRQQHPEGVSPEARTLTLTSSPCKMTAVVRQHVDVRRVVVLVCVLLPWVSGLWVRERSGDQGGVALSTFKLTSISQQLTDNGYRVQLHLTGTHLPSVYVMKGSYESEPEPVELHPDGYAEFYQDNAGSVFVLFTHPYGIHTLRVLVNERNFSQRAVPDMELFSQQGREVTFQRGNDVDVNVTIRVDDRQSMVRGINMNCGFARKSQSEDFLVDRFQGSSEYPLSLLQQGGDYDESERFQLVRVKTSSGDVEGLLEVMISVYFKHDSEAPLDLYMIQEDVPVFRNDHTGPFPDGFIGLSKNVYEESATETICSTHQRYPCYLNCELVGDQPSRIEIRPTDRDSSHPGLSPTVEMSMTNHGFRAFGALVFENVTESGEWGFQCVGSGAGGTTMVVTKMLIVVHDAHINHDLSVVSSLDNGTVEAHCVAEGTPAPALTFYDTNFTDLNDDNFDSYDIVVTQPTDSTSKAVLRIYDPEVANSLRDVICMADNRINGRHFSDNVQLYVAQDASRWNDSSSALVQYLIHENVIPSDTGLDNEY; this is translated from the exons ATCGTTCCTCAACTCTGCTATCGACACCCTGCCCGAAAACACCACCAGGAGTCGGCAGCAGCATCCTGAGGGTGTGTCGCCTGAAGCCAGGACCTTGACACTGACCTCCAGCCCTTGCAAGATGACGGCGGTGGTCAGACAGCACGTGGATGTCCGCCGTGTTGTTGTCCTTGTGTGCGTCCTTCTGCCCTGGGTGTCTGGActgtgggtgagggagaggagcggGGATCAGGGTGGTGTG gcactaTCAACATTCAAACTGACAAGCATCAGCCAGCAGCTGACCGACAATGGTTACAGGGTGCAGCTGCACCTGACCGGTACACATCTACCCAGCGTTTATGTCATGAAGGGGT cATACGAAAGCGAACCCGAACCGGTTGAACTGCACCCTGACGGATATGCAGAATTCTACCAAGACAACGCCggctctgtctttgtcctgttcacGCATCCTTACGGGATCCACACCTTGAGGGTGCTCGTGAACGAACGCAACTTCTCCCAGCGTGCTGTACCGGACATGGAACTCTTCTCACAGCAAGGAAGAGAAGTCACCTTCCAAAGAGGAAATGACGTAGACGTGAACGTCACAATCAGAGTGGACGACCGCCAGAGCATGGTCCGAGGTATTAATATGAACTGCGGTTTTGCAAGGAAGTCCCAAAGCGAGGACTTTCTCGTGGACAGATTTCAAGGCTCTTCAGAGTACCCGTTATCATTGCTTCAGCAAGGGGGCGATTACGACGAGAGCGAAAGATTTCAGCTGGTTCGTGTCAAGACCTCTTCTGGTGACGTTGAAGGGCTTTTAGAGGTGATGATTAGCGTGTATTTCAAACACGACTCAGAGGCACCTCTTGATCTCTACATGATCCAAGAAGACGTCCCCGTCTTCCGGAACGATCACACAGGGCCTTTTCCGGACGGGTTCATTGGCTTGTCCAAAAATGTATACGAAGAGAGCGCCACCGAAACGATCTGCTCCACGCACCAACGCTATCCTTGTTACCTGAACTGTGAGCTCGTCGGGGACCAGCCGTCCCGAATAGAGATCCGCCCAACTGACCGAGACTCCAGCCACCCTGGTCTGAGTCCTACCGTTGAGATGTCAATGACGAATCACGGATTTCGTGCTTTCGGGGCGCTGGTCTTCGAGAACGTGACAGAGAGCGGTGAATGGGGGTTCCAGTGCGTAGGCAGTGGGGCTGGAGGGACGACGATGGTTGTCACCAAGATGCTGATCGTCGTGCATGACGCTCACATCAACCACGACCTGTCAGTCGTCTCCTCGCTGGACAATGGA ACGGTAGAGGCACACTGCGTAGCAGAAGGAACGCCAGCTCCCGCTCTGACATTTTACGACACCAACTTCACTGACCTGAATGACGACAACTTTGACTCTTACGACATAGTGGTGACGCAGCCGACTGACTCAACGTCGAAGGCGGTGCTGCGGATCTACGACCCTGAGGTGGCGAACAGCCTACGTGACGTCATCTGCATGGCGGATAATCGTATTAACGGGAGACATTTCTCGGACAACGTGCAACTGTACGTTGCTCAAGATGCCTCCAGATGGAACGACTCGAGTTCGGCATTAGTCCAATATCTTATTCATGAAAATGTGATTCCTAGTGACACCGGACTCGACAATGAGTATTAA